A single window of Fischerella sp. PCC 9605 DNA harbors:
- a CDS encoding CobW family GTP-binding protein, translated as MESITTSFKETILELPKRGMPVTIITGFLGSGKTTLLNQVLQNKQDLKVAVLVNEFGDINIDSQLLISVDQDMLELSNGCICCTINDGLVDAVYRILEREDRIDYLVIETTGVADPLPIILTFLGTELRDLTNLDSILTVVDAEAFSPEHFQSEAALKQITYGDITILNKTDFVDREKLQELENYIHEVKTGAKILNTTYCQVPLPLILGVGLTQKDKYNLEHEEDTHKHEHHDHAHDHDHKHHHHHGHHSHHLENDGFVSVSFQSDRPFDVHKFEEFLTEKMPQDVFRAKGFLWFSDSESRHIFQLSGPRYNLHADDWSTPPKNQLVLIGRNLGKSEIHSLLNECLI; from the coding sequence ATGGAAAGTATTACTACATCATTCAAAGAAACAATTCTTGAGCTACCCAAAAGGGGAATGCCTGTGACAATCATCACAGGATTTTTAGGCAGTGGTAAAACTACTCTGCTGAATCAAGTTTTGCAAAATAAACAAGATTTAAAGGTTGCCGTACTCGTGAATGAGTTTGGCGATATCAACATCGACAGCCAACTGCTAATTTCTGTCGATCAAGATATGCTAGAACTCAGCAATGGTTGTATTTGCTGTACTATAAACGATGGATTAGTTGATGCGGTTTATCGGATTTTAGAAAGAGAAGACCGGATTGATTATCTAGTGATTGAAACTACGGGTGTTGCTGACCCACTCCCAATTATTTTAACTTTTTTAGGTACAGAGTTGCGAGATTTAACTAACCTTGATTCTATTCTGACTGTAGTAGATGCGGAGGCATTTAGTCCTGAACATTTCCAGAGTGAAGCTGCTTTAAAACAAATAACTTATGGCGATATTACTATTTTGAATAAAACCGATTTTGTGGATAGGGAAAAGCTACAAGAGTTAGAAAATTATATTCATGAAGTCAAAACAGGTGCAAAAATTTTAAACACCACATATTGTCAAGTTCCGTTACCATTAATTTTAGGTGTGGGATTGACTCAAAAAGATAAATATAACCTTGAGCATGAGGAAGATACTCACAAACACGAGCATCATGACCATGCTCACGATCATGACCATAAGCATCATCACCATCATGGGCATCACTCTCACCATTTAGAAAATGATGGATTTGTTTCTGTCTCTTTTCAAAGCGATCGCCCCTTTGATGTCCATAAATTTGAAGAATTTTTAACCGAAAAAATGCCACAGGATGTATTTCGAGCAAAAGGATTTCTGTGGTTTAGTGATAGTGAATCACGGCACATCTTTCAACTTAGCGGCCCTCGTTACAACTTACACGCCGATGACTGGTCTACTCCACCTAAAAACCAGCTAGTTCTGATTGGCAGAAATTTGGGAAAGAGCGAAATTCATTCTTTGCTGAATGAGTGTTTGATATGA
- a CDS encoding DUF4347 domain-containing protein codes for MHCTYQTSVHSQVRNLGHVVAFIDSAIENYQVIANGITPDVDIYLLDCQRDGVEQIMAVLAEKPVVKAVHIFSHGSPGQLSLGNAQLNSDTLERYFRQSRWLSTFRGVDLFIYGCNVARGIEGKAFLRKFQSLTGANIAASRTLTGNNALDGNWDLEVRLGNIEYPPILHLEVMETYAGVLGTIAVTNTNDSGSGSLRDAIANAQSGDTIKFDSSLANQTITLTKQIEIGAGKNLTIDAAEANNLTISGDNKSRIFLLNSTSVQPTSLTVKNLSLVNGYTNERGGAISTTHQGKLTIENVTFKNNVADQGGGAIFSAYEGTLTVTDSQFDNNRATAGNDERGAGAIAFWGPRDLTVRNSEFTNNKGINGGAINSLNGKLTIENSKFLNNDTTSASYDAGKDNPSLRGYGGAIYADRASAIDETSGSIRIVDSTFAGNKGRGEGGAAYLYTGTQDNVSIESSVFKDNEVSALANGGNGGNGGAVVLLSNGLNQGLTIRDTSFVDNTASSQGGGLWTMDAPTTITNSTFSGNRVSGKGDSNVGGGMTLYSPTSIVNTTIANNYAGWVGGGISAANDAPVSVQNTIFYNNTADNGTNAWGIQQQTNRELTDNGGNIQYPPKGTTLGNDNNATANITIADPKLDSLQNIDGVLVHPLLSGSPAINAGTSNGTITTDQRGITRDSKPDIGAFEFAGSTSASLPTSQVKGVTFVRGNDGNDTLNSGRENSADRFYGDDRIDILTGGQGNTRINGDLGKDRLIDGMRSDFEPTQDAINSRGILTQPSDRNSQRFSDVLKLQPVGIDTTVRLDVDGKAKSGGFENFSPLEKFDPSRLSANNFL; via the coding sequence ATGCATTGTACCTATCAAACATCTGTTCATTCCCAAGTTCGCAACTTAGGGCATGTAGTTGCTTTCATAGATTCTGCGATTGAGAATTATCAAGTTATTGCTAATGGTATTACACCAGATGTTGATATTTATCTGCTCGATTGCCAACGGGATGGAGTTGAGCAAATTATGGCTGTACTGGCTGAAAAACCAGTTGTAAAAGCCGTACACATTTTTTCTCACGGTTCACCTGGACAGTTGTCCTTAGGTAATGCTCAGTTAAATTCTGACACCCTGGAACGCTATTTCAGACAGTCCCGATGGTTATCGACTTTCAGAGGTGTTGACCTTTTCATTTATGGTTGTAATGTCGCTAGAGGAATAGAGGGAAAAGCTTTTCTGAGGAAATTCCAATCTTTAACTGGGGCAAACATTGCTGCTTCCAGAACACTGACGGGAAACAATGCTTTAGATGGAAATTGGGATTTAGAAGTAAGGCTGGGCAACATTGAATACCCACCAATTTTGCATCTTGAGGTAATGGAAACCTACGCTGGTGTTTTAGGTACGATCGCAGTTACTAACACCAATGATAGTGGCTCAGGCTCCCTCAGAGATGCGATCGCTAATGCACAGTCTGGCGACACAATTAAATTTGACTCTAGTCTGGCAAATCAAACGATTACTCTGACAAAGCAAATTGAGATTGGTGCTGGCAAAAACCTGACTATCGATGCTGCGGAAGCTAACAATTTAACTATCAGTGGTGACAACAAAAGCCGGATTTTCTTACTCAACTCTACATCTGTTCAGCCTACCAGCCTAACGGTAAAAAATCTTTCTTTGGTAAATGGATATACCAACGAGCGTGGTGGAGCAATTAGCACTACCCACCAAGGCAAATTGACGATTGAGAACGTTACGTTTAAAAATAATGTGGCGGATCAAGGCGGTGGTGCTATCTTCAGTGCCTATGAAGGGACGCTGACAGTTACTGACAGTCAATTTGATAATAATCGAGCCACAGCAGGAAATGATGAACGGGGAGCAGGAGCGATCGCTTTCTGGGGACCCCGAGATTTAACTGTCCGCAACAGCGAGTTTACCAATAACAAAGGCATTAACGGCGGTGCCATCAACAGCCTCAATGGCAAACTCACCATCGAAAATAGTAAATTTCTCAACAACGATACCACCAGCGCTTCCTACGACGCAGGAAAAGACAATCCATCCCTGAGAGGCTACGGTGGCGCTATTTATGCAGACCGTGCCAGCGCCATCGATGAAACCTCTGGTAGCATTCGTATTGTGGACAGTACCTTTGCAGGCAACAAAGGACGAGGGGAAGGCGGTGCTGCCTACCTCTACACTGGTACTCAAGATAACGTTAGCATCGAGTCCTCCGTGTTCAAAGACAACGAAGTTAGTGCCCTTGCCAACGGCGGTAACGGCGGAAATGGCGGTGCAGTTGTGCTACTTAGTAACGGACTCAACCAAGGCTTAACAATTCGCGATACCTCTTTTGTCGATAACACGGCTTCTAGTCAGGGTGGTGGTTTGTGGACAATGGATGCGCCAACTACAATTACCAATAGCACCTTCTCGGGCAACCGGGTATCGGGTAAAGGGGATAGTAATGTGGGTGGTGGCATGACACTGTACAGTCCCACCAGCATCGTCAACACAACAATTGCTAACAATTATGCCGGATGGGTTGGGGGTGGTATTTCTGCTGCTAACGATGCCCCTGTCAGCGTGCAAAATACTATCTTTTACAACAACACCGCCGATAATGGCACAAACGCTTGGGGTATTCAACAACAAACGAATCGCGAGTTAACAGACAATGGCGGCAATATTCAATATCCCCCCAAAGGCACGACGTTGGGGAATGACAATAACGCCACTGCAAATATCACCATTGCCGATCCAAAATTAGATTCTTTGCAAAATATTGATGGAGTTTTGGTGCATCCACTTCTATCAGGAAGTCCGGCGATTAATGCTGGTACTAGTAACGGGACTATAACTACTGACCAACGTGGCATTACTCGCGATTCAAAACCGGATATTGGTGCTTTTGAGTTTGCTGGAAGCACTTCAGCGAGTTTACCAACTTCTCAAGTTAAAGGTGTCACCTTTGTTAGGGGTAACGATGGTAACGATACCCTAAATAGCGGTAGAGAAAATAGTGCTGACCGTTTCTACGGTGACGATCGCATAGATATTCTCACGGGTGGTCAAGGTAACACTCGTATCAACGGTGATTTAGGAAAAGATCGGCTGATTGATGGTATGAGATCTGATTTTGAACCAACCCAAGATGCGATCAACTCACGCGGTATCCTGACTCAACCAAGCGATCGCAACTCACAAAGATTTTCTGATGTCCTGAAATTGCAGCCAGTGGGGATTGATACTACTGTTCGCTTGGATGTGGATGGAAAAGCAAAATCCGGTGGGTTCGAGAATTTTAGTCCGTTGGAAAAATTTGATCCATCTCGTTTGAGTGCTAACAACTTCCTCTAA
- a CDS encoding DUF1636 domain-containing protein has protein sequence MTAAKDISTISTTNGVSAPSHTLFVCKTCASVWQDGKRIGKSGGQKLLQQLQHLAQDWHLKDNFPIQEVECMSACDRSCVVAFAASGKLTYLFGDLPVDGSAAAILQCASQYYTKPDGLLPWSERPEPLKKGILARIPPTPQLGKN, from the coding sequence ATGACCGCTGCTAAAGATATTTCTACAATTTCTACAACGAATGGGGTAAGTGCGCCCTCTCATACTCTTTTTGTTTGCAAAACTTGTGCTAGCGTTTGGCAAGATGGCAAACGAATTGGTAAAAGCGGTGGTCAAAAGCTACTACAACAGCTTCAGCACCTGGCGCAAGATTGGCATTTAAAAGATAATTTTCCCATCCAGGAAGTTGAATGCATGAGTGCTTGCGATCGCTCTTGTGTTGTTGCTTTTGCTGCTTCTGGGAAATTAACTTATCTGTTTGGGGATTTACCTGTGGATGGCAGTGCCGCAGCCATTCTGCAATGTGCTAGCCAATACTATACTAAGCCAGATGGTTTACTGCCCTGGTCAGAACGTCCCGAACCCCTGAAAAAGGGTATTTTGGCAAGAATCCCACCCACACCTCAGTTGGGTAAAAACTAA
- the hemB gene encoding porphobilinogen synthase: MTSTTPTNPSPATHLLHRPRRLRRTVALRRMVREIHLDVNDLIYPLFVMEGEGQRVEIASMPGCYRYTLDLLLKEIKQAFDLGINAVALFPVIPEAKKDDVGTESYNPDGLVQQTVKAIKQVVPEIIVITDVALDPFTTHGHDGLVDEKGTILNDPTVEVLVKMALSQAAAGADFVAPSDMMDGRVGAIRKALDAQGYFDIGILAYSAKYASAYYGPFRDALDSAPRFGDKKTYQMDAANAREAVKEVALDIAEGADIVMVKPALAYLDIICQIRNTTNVPVAAYNVSGEYTMIKAAAQMGWIDEKQVILESLTSMKRAGADLILTYFAKEVALMLASF, translated from the coding sequence ATGACGTCCACAACACCTACAAATCCTTCTCCAGCAACCCATTTATTGCATCGTCCCCGTCGTCTGCGGCGCACAGTAGCACTGCGGCGAATGGTGCGAGAGATTCATCTGGACGTCAACGACTTGATTTATCCACTGTTTGTCATGGAGGGAGAAGGGCAAAGAGTCGAGATTGCTTCTATGCCTGGGTGCTACCGCTATACTCTGGATTTATTGCTCAAAGAGATAAAACAAGCTTTTGATTTGGGGATCAATGCTGTTGCACTCTTTCCTGTTATCCCAGAAGCTAAAAAAGATGATGTCGGTACAGAAAGCTATAACCCAGATGGACTAGTACAGCAAACCGTCAAAGCTATTAAACAAGTAGTTCCAGAAATTATCGTGATTACCGATGTTGCTCTTGACCCCTTCACCACTCACGGTCACGATGGTTTGGTGGATGAAAAGGGTACTATTCTCAATGACCCGACCGTAGAAGTTTTAGTGAAAATGGCACTTTCCCAAGCAGCAGCAGGGGCAGATTTTGTTGCACCTTCTGACATGATGGATGGCAGAGTGGGGGCAATTCGCAAAGCTTTAGATGCACAAGGATACTTTGATATCGGAATTTTGGCATACTCTGCAAAATATGCATCTGCTTACTATGGCCCATTTCGAGACGCTTTGGATTCTGCCCCGAGATTTGGCGACAAAAAAACTTATCAAATGGATGCCGCTAATGCTAGAGAAGCAGTGAAAGAAGTTGCTTTGGATATTGCCGAGGGTGCAGATATCGTCATGGTAAAACCTGCCTTAGCTTACCTGGACATCATCTGCCAAATTCGCAACACTACGAATGTACCAGTAGCAGCGTACAACGTCAGTGGTGAGTATACAATGATTAAAGCTGCTGCACAGATGGGCTGGATAGATGAAAAACAGGTAATTTTGGAATCTTTAACTAGTATGAAACGGGCTGGTGCTGATTTGATTTTGACCTATTTTGCCAAAGAAGTAGCTTTGATGTTAGCTTCATTCTAG
- the hpnH gene encoding adenosyl-hopene transferase HpnH, with product MAIHLQQALEVGKYIFTQRLKGRKRYPLVLMLEPLFRCNLACPGCGKIQHPTDVLKQHLTPEQCFAAAEECGAPIVSIPGGEPLLHPQIDEIVRGLIERKKFIYLCTNGLLLEKSLDKFQPSPYLTFSVHLDGMRDWHDYCVNRKGVFDIAVQAIRAAKAKGFRVTTNTTIFEGADPKQMQEFFDFLSTLNIDGMMISPGYSYEWAPDQEHFLKREQTRALFREILAPFKAGKTKWNFNHNPLFLDFLTGEKDYECTPWGSPSYSVLGWQKPCYLLNEGHYATFSELLEKTDWSKYGHASGNPKCADCMVHCGYEPTAATDAMQPQNIARSIGSVFG from the coding sequence ATGGCTATTCATTTACAACAAGCATTGGAAGTCGGGAAATATATATTTACCCAGCGTTTGAAAGGACGCAAACGCTATCCCTTAGTCTTGATGTTAGAACCACTATTCCGTTGCAATCTTGCCTGTCCTGGTTGTGGCAAAATCCAGCATCCAACAGACGTGCTAAAACAACACCTGACTCCAGAACAGTGCTTTGCAGCAGCAGAAGAGTGTGGAGCTCCCATAGTCTCCATTCCTGGAGGAGAACCTCTGCTACATCCCCAAATTGATGAGATTGTGCGGGGATTGATTGAGCGCAAGAAGTTCATTTACTTGTGTACGAATGGCTTATTGTTAGAAAAAAGCTTGGACAAATTCCAACCTTCGCCCTATCTAACTTTTAGCGTGCATTTAGATGGAATGCGAGATTGGCACGACTACTGCGTTAATCGCAAAGGTGTTTTTGACATTGCAGTTCAAGCTATACGCGCTGCTAAAGCCAAAGGTTTTCGTGTCACTACCAACACGACTATCTTTGAGGGCGCAGATCCTAAACAAATGCAAGAATTTTTTGACTTCCTGAGTACACTCAACATTGATGGCATGATGATTTCTCCAGGCTACAGTTACGAGTGGGCTCCAGATCAAGAGCATTTTCTCAAGCGAGAACAAACACGCGCCCTGTTTCGAGAAATCCTAGCTCCTTTCAAAGCAGGTAAAACAAAATGGAACTTCAATCACAATCCACTATTTTTAGATTTTCTGACTGGTGAAAAAGACTATGAATGCACACCTTGGGGTAGTCCTAGTTACAGTGTTCTCGGTTGGCAAAAACCTTGTTACTTGTTAAATGAGGGTCACTACGCCACCTTCAGTGAACTGTTAGAAAAAACTGACTGGAGCAAATACGGTCATGCTAGTGGCAATCCCAAGTGTGCAGATTGTATGGTTCACTGCGGCTATGAACCGACCGCAGCGACAGATGCTATGCAACCACAAAATATAGCTCGTTCAATTGGCAGTGTTTTTGGTTAG
- a CDS encoding ABC transporter permease: protein MNWWQRLKKNPLARFGAILLIVFYVTVIAADFVAPYDPYASQPNGSLLPPTRIHWFSSSGQFIGPHVYPTIQGDTNLETGDRKLIVDKSKPSPLRLFVQGSEYRLFQLNLPLPPKWDEVTVIPGIPLNWHLFGTTGEAKINLLGTDDQGRDQFSRLLHGGRISLFIGIVGVALTFPLGMLIGGISGYFGGWVDGIIMRLAEVLMTFPSIYLLVTLGAVLPPGLTSTERFLLIVLITSFISWAGLARVIRGQVLSIKEREFVQAARAMGGKPLYIITRHVLPQTATYIIISATLAVPGFIGAEAVLSLIGLGIQQPDPSWGNMLSLATNASILVLQPWLIWPPALVIILTVLAFNLLGDGLRDALDPRSLQR from the coding sequence ATGAACTGGTGGCAAAGACTCAAAAAAAATCCTTTAGCGCGATTTGGGGCAATTTTGCTCATAGTTTTCTATGTGACAGTAATTGCCGCTGATTTCGTCGCCCCTTATGACCCTTATGCCTCCCAACCGAATGGTTCCCTGCTACCACCGACTAGAATTCACTGGTTTTCGAGTTCGGGGCAGTTTATTGGACCTCATGTTTATCCAACAATTCAAGGAGACACAAATTTAGAAACAGGCGATCGCAAACTCATTGTAGACAAAAGTAAACCCTCACCTCTACGGTTATTCGTTCAAGGTTCCGAATATCGCCTTTTCCAGTTGAATTTGCCTTTACCACCCAAGTGGGATGAAGTAACTGTCATCCCCGGAATTCCTTTGAATTGGCATTTATTTGGTACAACTGGCGAAGCTAAAATCAACCTCCTAGGTACTGACGATCAAGGACGCGATCAATTCAGCCGCTTACTACATGGCGGTCGAATCAGTTTGTTTATCGGTATTGTGGGCGTTGCCCTCACCTTTCCTCTCGGGATGCTAATTGGCGGAATTTCTGGTTATTTTGGCGGCTGGGTTGATGGTATCATCATGCGCCTAGCCGAAGTACTGATGACCTTTCCCAGCATATATCTATTAGTAACCTTGGGTGCAGTTTTGCCCCCAGGACTAACCAGTACTGAGCGATTTTTGTTGATTGTGTTGATTACGTCGTTTATCAGTTGGGCTGGCTTAGCACGAGTCATTCGCGGACAGGTACTATCCATTAAAGAACGCGAATTTGTGCAAGCAGCACGAGCAATGGGTGGCAAACCACTATATATCATCACTCGCCATGTTTTGCCGCAAACTGCCACATACATAATTATCTCTGCTACCCTTGCGGTTCCCGGTTTTATCGGTGCAGAAGCAGTACTCAGTCTGATTGGGCTGGGAATTCAACAACCAGATCCTTCCTGGGGCAATATGCTGTCTTTAGCAACCAATGCTTCTATATTGGTGCTGCAACCTTGGCTGATCTGGCCACCAGCATTGGTGATTATCCTGACAGTTTTAGCGTTCAACTTACTGGGGGATGGACTGAGAGATGCCCTCGATCCCCGTAGTTTGCAAAGGTAG
- a CDS encoding Npun_R2479 family HD domain-containing metalloprotein: MFNATEILIDAFVKQIREGYRRTYGCLKTDYQDIIAWAGNMALENIANSDALYHNVEHSILVTLVGQEILRGKHIREGGVSSEDWLHFIISLLCHDIGYVKGVCRQDREQEGLYATGKDNIMISLAPGASDASLTPYHVDRAKLFIDERFGGHKLIDSEVIKSNIELTRFPVPTADDHQCTDSFAGLVRAADLIGQLSDPRYLKKITSLFYEFEETGMNKVLGYQTPADLRNNYAKFYWNGVYPYIQDALRYLSLTQQGKQIVANLHSNVFVVEHEVTQEEKLYLVEQLRA, encoded by the coding sequence ATGTTCAATGCCACAGAAATATTAATAGATGCTTTTGTAAAGCAAATTCGAGAAGGCTACCGCCGTACCTACGGCTGCTTAAAAACTGATTATCAAGACATAATTGCTTGGGCAGGCAATATGGCTTTAGAAAACATTGCCAATAGTGATGCCCTGTATCACAATGTCGAACACTCGATTCTCGTCACTCTAGTAGGACAGGAGATTTTACGTGGCAAACACATTCGGGAAGGAGGTGTTTCTAGTGAAGATTGGTTGCATTTTATAATTTCTTTGCTTTGTCATGATATCGGCTATGTCAAAGGAGTGTGCCGACAAGACCGCGAGCAAGAAGGATTATATGCTACAGGTAAAGATAACATCATGATTTCTCTTGCTCCTGGGGCTTCTGATGCCAGCCTGACACCATATCATGTCGATAGGGCGAAACTCTTCATCGATGAGCGTTTTGGTGGTCATAAACTCATAGATTCTGAAGTTATCAAGAGCAATATTGAATTGACTCGCTTTCCAGTGCCGACTGCTGACGATCATCAATGTACTGATAGCTTTGCAGGCTTAGTGCGTGCTGCTGATTTAATTGGACAATTAAGCGACCCCCGCTACTTAAAGAAAATTACTTCTTTGTTCTACGAGTTTGAAGAAACTGGGATGAATAAAGTTTTGGGTTATCAAACACCCGCTGATTTACGCAATAACTACGCCAAATTCTACTGGAATGGGGTTTATCCTTATATTCAAGATGCACTGCGTTACCTGTCTTTGACACAGCAGGGAAAACAAATTGTCGCCAATCTCCACTCCAATGTCTTTGTTGTAGAACATGAAGTTACTCAAGAAGAAAAGTTATATTTGGTGGAACAACTACGTGCTTAG